The Lacipirellula parvula genome window below encodes:
- a CDS encoding PEP-CTERM sorting domain-containing protein, whose product MNKQLLGSVATLCGLLAIAAPAVRGATFSGSSSDITDFANGSEVSTAGTLVGAVNLLNANVGGVGVSTTINGVLFKGTQPGAYHEGAQPFANASFVYHGGDGYADSNLWTSGGAYDTLADSQLYGIDNGNVNVGDGYGVINLVPGQQYQLQVFMLDDRSGVSKTFPLQFQQAAFTGNFDELNSNTPAVEIGYIGGITIGGNGVHQANGEIATVNFTIDAGYNGLLVNTWDNGAINGMQLRAIPEPSTLALGGLAGLGVLVRKRQTKKA is encoded by the coding sequence GTGAACAAGCAGCTTTTGGGTTCCGTCGCAACGTTATGCGGCCTCTTAGCGATCGCAGCTCCCGCGGTGCGCGGAGCGACGTTTAGCGGTAGTTCGAGCGACATCACTGACTTCGCCAACGGCAGCGAAGTCTCGACGGCCGGCACGCTCGTCGGTGCAGTCAACTTGTTGAACGCCAACGTCGGCGGCGTCGGCGTCAGCACGACGATCAACGGCGTGCTATTCAAGGGAACGCAGCCCGGCGCCTACCACGAAGGCGCTCAGCCGTTCGCAAACGCTTCGTTCGTCTACCACGGGGGCGACGGCTACGCCGACTCGAACTTGTGGACCTCGGGCGGAGCCTATGACACGCTCGCCGATTCGCAACTCTACGGCATCGATAACGGCAATGTGAACGTCGGCGACGGCTACGGGGTAATCAATCTCGTCCCAGGCCAGCAGTACCAGTTGCAGGTGTTCATGCTCGACGACCGGTCGGGCGTCAGCAAAACGTTCCCGCTGCAATTTCAGCAGGCGGCGTTTACGGGCAACTTCGACGAACTCAACTCGAACACGCCCGCCGTGGAGATTGGCTACATCGGCGGCATCACGATCGGCGGCAACGGCGTTCATCAAGCGAACGGCGAGATCGCAACGGTCAACTTCACCATCGACGCCGGCTACAACGGCTTGCTGGTGAACACTTGGGACAACGGCGCCATCAACGGTATGCAGTTGCGTGCGATTCCCGAACCCTCAACGCTCGCCTTGGGCGGACTCGCGGGGCTCGGAGTGTTGGTGCGGAAGCGGCAGACGAAGAAAGCATAA
- a CDS encoding substrate-binding domain-containing protein: MKQIALALQESVVLRFSILQGVQDYARTAADWKLLRSAEAPVLSWEEAYASRPDGIIGFIGAEGLPAAAPAGTPIVCVNSIHDCPSTLRVRSDARAVGALAARYFLERGYRSFVFCTDVPTHYYSQQRFAGYRDALQEAGFAPQELIINSAGNDSTGGELAQLKSLPTKTAVYCVTDACARRVLNYCEDQGIEVPQHLAVLGTDNDPFHCEGGRTLLSSIEVNHRRIGMQAAQLLDRILHGAPAPAEAVLVAPGEVVTRASTETAAAASHPVVARALAAMEQHFQIREFTVERLASACGVSSRTIGRLFRQQGMASPYQVLLNIRIGAAKRLLEETQLTADEISFQCGFADYSTFYRAFKSHVGIAPSAFR; this comes from the coding sequence ATGAAACAGATCGCCTTGGCGCTCCAGGAGTCGGTGGTGTTACGGTTCTCGATCCTGCAGGGAGTGCAAGACTACGCGCGGACGGCCGCCGATTGGAAATTGCTCCGCTCAGCGGAGGCGCCGGTGCTTTCTTGGGAGGAAGCATATGCATCGCGTCCCGACGGCATCATCGGGTTTATCGGGGCGGAAGGTTTGCCAGCTGCCGCGCCCGCGGGGACGCCGATTGTTTGCGTCAACAGCATTCACGATTGCCCGAGTACACTGCGCGTGCGTTCGGATGCGCGAGCCGTTGGAGCGCTGGCAGCCCGATACTTTCTGGAACGCGGCTATCGCTCATTCGTGTTCTGCACCGACGTGCCGACGCATTACTACTCCCAGCAGCGATTTGCCGGTTATCGCGATGCGCTGCAAGAGGCGGGATTCGCGCCGCAGGAATTGATCATCAACTCCGCAGGGAATGATTCGACTGGCGGCGAGCTTGCGCAACTCAAATCGTTACCAACGAAAACTGCGGTCTACTGCGTGACCGATGCTTGCGCGCGGCGAGTACTGAACTACTGCGAAGACCAAGGAATTGAAGTTCCGCAACATCTCGCGGTGCTAGGGACGGACAACGACCCATTCCATTGCGAGGGGGGACGAACGCTCCTCTCTAGCATCGAAGTCAACCATCGCCGCATCGGTATGCAGGCTGCGCAGCTCTTGGATCGCATTTTGCACGGCGCGCCAGCGCCGGCCGAGGCGGTGCTCGTCGCGCCCGGAGAGGTCGTCACCCGCGCGAGCACTGAGACTGCTGCAGCGGCGTCGCACCCTGTCGTCGCGAGGGCGCTGGCGGCCATGGAGCAGCACTTCCAGATTCGCGAGTTTACGGTCGAGCGACTGGCGTCGGCGTGCGGCGTCTCGTCGCGGACGATCGGCCGGCTGTTTCGCCAGCAAGGGATGGCTTCGCCCTACCAGGTGTTATTGAACATCCGCATCGGCGCCGCCAAACGTTTGCTCGAAGAGACGCAACTCACTGCGGACGAGATTTCATTCCAATGCGGCTTCGCGGATTACTCAACTTTTTATCGAGCGTTTAAGAGTCATGTCGGGATCGCCCCATCGGCATTTCGCTGA